GGACCCTAGAGCCTGCTGTGTCTTTCTAAATCAATGACCTTCTTGGTCATCTTGAAAGTGTTTGTTCTGTATATTCCCTCCATTTTAGCTGGGGAAAGTCTTTAGTTACTCATCGGCTTTGATAGAACTAATAAACCACAGAGCTAATGTCACTGCTTTTGAATCATCAAATAGCACAAATACTGGGGCCACAGTCTAGACCTCATCAGTCAAATTCTCCAGGGTGAGGTTCAGGAATCTCTTTTTAACAAACACTGTAATTCTGTTGTGGATACAGGTTTGGAAACCACGCAGAAAGGCTCATGACTCAAGTTGGCCTAAAAGTTAAATCTCTAACCCAGGGCATTTTACCCCTGATTCTGTCCTACTTTTGAATTCTAAAACCCAGGTGTAAATTCCAACCCAATGAAACTGCTGTTCCTCACAGTATTTGATATTTGTACATTTTATAACCCTTTAGGAGATGACTTCAAGAGGGAATGATGTGGGCAGGAGCTGACAAGGGATACACAGCTTTCCGGTCCATCTTTCGGTTCTGTCCCCTACAGGTTATTtagttttttgttccatgatctgtACTTGAAAAACTAAAAAGCCATTAGCAATCTCCATGACATACACCTGCACTTTACTAGAGTATAGTGACTCATGCAAATTTCACTTGCATAAAAGATGATGCTAACGTGCGTTTTAAGATAATAGATTGTTCTGAAAGGATATAAAACTTTCTTTACTGTCTTGTCTGAGGTATGGCAAATGCTACTTAGAGTGAAgaaaaaagccttaaaaaaataagatttgcAATGGAAAAAACCTTATCTCAAATATATGCCAGAGTATTTGTGCAGTAGAgtaatagaaaaaaggaaaagaaagaggtaGTGTTCATCTTCAATATAGCATTTAAGCACATTCTAAACAAGGGTAGAAGTTTagcttttcttttattaattacaATAATCATAGTtaacatttaaggagccctggtggcacaaacggttaagtgctgagctgctctACAAAAGGTTGCTGTTCCCAAGGCACCTGCACCTGTGcacgagaaagacctggtgatctgcttccatgaagattacagccaaaaacctCTTATGGAAAAGTACTACTGCGTCACATGGCACTGTGAgtcaaactgactcaatggcacctaacagcaacagttaACATTTATAGAATACACCTATATTCCAGGAACTATGCTAGCCCTTTAGATACATATCTAATTTCATGAACATTTATTCGCCAATACTAGGTGCTTTGTTAGgcactacccattgccatccagtcaattcactcatagtgacactataggacagaatagggcttccaaggagtgcctgatagattcgaactgccaactcttaaccactgcaccaccagggccccttgataGGTACTAGGAATATATGAatggagtcctagtggtgcagtagttaaagtgcttggctgctaactgaaaggtcggcagttcgaactcatGAGCCATTCCACAAAAGAAAGATATTtcttttccataaagattacagccttggaaaccctatgggggcagttctactctgtcctgtagggtcactctgagttggaatgggctccatggcaatgggttataatgggagatataaaaataaataatacaactTCCTTTcctcatcaccactatttccaggACAGTTTTTCTGTTCTGGAAACACAAATGATGTTCTTTTTTCCTGGTCACATATTGTTTGGCAAACAACTATGGCTCTTGTCTGTCAAGGATGTACCACAATCCTACACCCCCACTCTAACTAATTTGAGAAGAAATGGGAGGCAAAAGTGAAAATGCTAGGTGAGGCAGTTTTGAGTTTTAATGTCTTCTTAATCAGTTAGGGGGCTACTTTAACCCTTTGTAGTCTTTAAAATAATGAGAATAGAGCCATGAACAAAAAAGTAATTTCCTAACATTTTtttggagtacctgggtggtgcaaatggttaacatgctcaatcgaaaacctgaaggttggaggttcaagtctacccaaataTGCTTCAgtgaaaaggcctggtgatctgcttttgaaaaatagccattgaaaatcacatggagcatacttctactctgacacacatgagtcagaattgacttgacaccagctggtttggtttttatctgaCCCATATAGTAACATCTACAGAATATCTACATCTCAGTGTGAGGATATTATGTGAGAAAAGCAAACAGCCCAGTAGTGTGATAGTAAGCAGCCCTGTATATGCACAGATTATCTCTAGAATTCATAAATAACGCTTACCAGTGTATGGCTCTGAGGAGGATATGTGGGCAGCTAGGTGGCATACTACcacctgtctctcagtttgttCCACTGTGGAgccttgcatgttgttatgatgctggaagctatgccaccagtattttaaattccagcagggtcacccatggtttcagaggtgcttccagaataagacagactaggaagaaagacctggcaatctacttccaaaaattaaatagcccttaaaaaaccctatggatcacaacggactCTTGTCCTATATTCCCCTTGAAAATATGTCCCCTACATtgagaggcactcaaaatatgcagtggctgcgacaatggactgTGGCTCCAACAAACGACTTCAATCTTGAAGATACTTCAGGgctgggaaacatttcattcttttgtaaatggggtcaccgtgaatcagagctgactccataggagctaacaacaatagcaaaaacatgttGAGAAATGAGGGAAGTGATGAACTGAAATCTTTTTATATTAGAGTCGATCTCATTCTAGAGGGCAAGATATCAGGCCATAAAGCCAGCTACCCAGTGTAAAAGTTAGGGCATTGTTTCATGGCAAATTGAAAGAAATATAGCTGAAACCTAATAAAATGTTTTGTTAGATGCTATTTCCTATACACTTATATTATCATGAACTAACACCCAAGTCTAAAATAAGTTATGTACGTTTGCTCAACAATGATATAACTTCGGTGATATAAAACTTATTTCTAATATAGCCAAGTAACACACTTGACAGACAAgcaatgtcacatgcaagtatacaattattctttttattattctgGATGagttacaacttgaagaaataataCATATTTTGTCTTGTCAACTTTGGTTAATTAAACAAATAAGGCAGTATGAAAAGAaatagcttaattttttttttaaatctacttcTGGATTAAAAGTTGTTCCTTTGTCActagaaaaatacattttaaataaaacagcTATAACACTACTTTGAAAAATTATAAATGCAGCCacagaaatatattttgtcaCATGTAATAGAtgcttaaataaatataaaaataaaatgttttaatggATTACAATAGCTTCTACACACTAATGAAGAGTTatccatttttttaatgaaaaagaagataaaatgaatattttatttaggatATTTCAAAGTTATTTTGTGTGTTTACGACTTgaaactcaactttttttttcttataagcaCACAATGCAGACTAAAAATACCACATTTTAACTATTGGAgggcttaaaaaacaaacaaaaacaatcttcCGTGTTGTTTAAATTAGTGCTTCCGTGAATTAAAaaccaaataaatatttttttgatttccttcaAACCTACCAAAATGTAtgccatattaattttttttcaaaataatacaaagatcTAGTGCCTCCCCCAAGAAATGTATAAGTAGAATTAGTGCTAATGTTTCAACTATGCTAAATGATATATTTATGTACAAAATGCAGAATCATGTGTTAGCACatatagaaatacaaaaaaaggTTACAATCCTCTAAAATTGAGCAATTAAATTCCAAAACTGATTAGGGACAAAGGTTGACAGGGATGGGTAAAGTCAATAAGGTAGATGATAAGATAATCAAGACTCCTTTTATCAACGGGATGGTGTAGGAAAATAGCTAAGCAAGGATAAAAATGTTCTTCTCTGAGAAGTTCATCTAAAATATTTGTGGGTACATAGATTAAAACGGATTGAAGGGAACAATAAATGTTTCATAGAAGAGAGCACATGAAGCAGACTAAAAAATGGATAGGATTTCCGTATATGGAAGAATGAGGGGAAAAAGGCATCTGAAGGGAAGGATAAGCACAGCACAGTCTCTGTAAAGCTAGGTCTTGTTAAAGGAATGAAGAACAGTCAGCTTTGGTTTGCTACTTCTAGCTGCATATAGCAATTTCATAGTTAACCTGTCAGGTTAGTCAAGGATTCATAAACATTTTATTAAAGTttccataaatatataaaaatattaaggtTTCTATCAAGTCCTATATTTATAACTCAAATTCTCACTTAATTTGACAAAGAATAGCTCAGTATCTGGAGGTAAGACCATTGTGTTTAGTATGCCTGTTGGTACTAATATATTACTCTAAATTAGAGATTCACCATGGTAAGTGATGAAAAACTTAATGTTGTAATGGTCAAAAATAAAAGTACATTTGTAAAACCAAATGGCAAATAAATTattaagtaaatttaaaaaccaaTGGTCTTGCTTTCTGATAAGACCTTTTAACAttatttattgtaaaataaaGAGTGTGGCACTATGCTTAACTGTATAAAATCAGAAGGTAACTCAAAGTCTCTAAAATGAAATTCTCTCCAGTCCTTAGTTCTCATTGGAACCTCTCAGGAATTCTGATAATTATTCAAATTATATAAGCAGAAAAGCAACATCTTTTGTCATTATTTTCTCACTAAAGATGAAAGTGGTCCAAAGAGTCCGTTCATCCCTGGCAGAAACACATTACAATGAGTTTATCATTTATGatgttttcttctgaatttaATTCCTTGGAGTAAACAGTGAATGTTGTCAATATTTTGCCATATTGCTGAATGATTTAATGGGTTATTACAGAGGTAAACCTGGCTTTCACAAATGACCATTCAATTcccttgcttttaaaaaaaattaaactcatgTTAGTACTATAACTTTACCACTGTCTTTTCCTGGGATggaaatttctaattttttttttaaccagtaagCTTCAAATACTTCTGACTAGCCTGCTGCAGTATCTTAGGCCAGGAAATTATAACTTAGAAGCTCTCAAAAAGTGAAATGCCAAAAAAAACTGAGTATCTCCCCAAAGATGGGTGAAAAGATTGGGGTTGGGGGTGGAGATgaaagaaaagattaataaaactgAGTTAAAAGCATACACTAGAGTATGCATAAGAATAAATGGGAGAAGATGAGAAATACTGGGAATCTTAACCAATATCCTCATATTAAAACTAAGTAATATAGTATCTCACTTATATATGCATTGGCATACAAGGAAGCGTTCAgctaagagaaaaaataaactgcAGCAGTATTCAGGTAAcagtataataaaatgaaattgaCTGTTTTCGATATGATTATATCATGTATTCAttggcaagaaggaaggaagaaagggaaagtggAGAAGGGAGACATGGAGGGACAAAAAGGGAGGACGGAAGGAATAAgggatgaaggaaagaaaaaaagcaagggaggaaggggagggaagaaaggaaggcccTACTAAACACCAAGCAAAACCAAGCACAGTCTTGCACTATAATCCCTGTCAGTCAAGGTGACCCCAATAATGCATTCAATTGGTTGGGGACTGTTTCACTAGTATGTTGGGGTGGAACTAGTACTTTTTTAGTTTGCATCATAGGTGAAGTACTAAGAAGGCCATCTGAAGCAAATTACAGCTGAACAAAAGTTTTGTTTCCATGTGAATTCCTCTCTATAAACTCAGAAACTAAATGCTGATACTATGGCATGCAAAACTCTATTTTACCCCCACAAAGGACTTTAAATTGCATCCCTTCAACTTTTGTAGATAAAGCATAAATAAACAAGATTATGACCTTATGAATTCCTCTGTAACTCACACTATGCATGACTCAGAGAATGAACCTGCAAGGACCACTTGTTTGATCAGAAGATCTGCATGGGTAGAAAGAGAAAGGCCATGCACATCTTTTAATACATTTAGGTTCCTTTAGAATAACTGCTGTTTTTATGCAGTTGTTGGCCCTTCCTCCATCTGTGTCCCAGTTTAATCAACTGTCAGTATTTGTACATGTCTCAACATCAGCCCTTCCCACTTCTTCTCATATAGACCTAAACAGGTAGAGGCATTCAATAAGTGAGAGACACATGTAGTACATTCTAAGTATCAATTAAAAGAACAAAGATTTGGATAATTGCAGTTACAATGAAAAAGATATTAACCAaacaaagtcaattccaactcatagtgaccctacaaggatagagcagaactgccccatagggattgaaggagcagctggtggatttaaactgctgacctttttgttagcagctgagctcttgaccactgcaccaccacggctccaaaaAAGATATTATGgcatattttactttttcatgtGTATAGTTTCAACATTTTGACTATAATACTAAGAATTAATTTTAAGTTTGTATAAATAATTTCCTATAGACAGTATGAGAAATTATAATACAATTCCCATCAAATTATTTCTGTTATATGCCTACATGTTCTTTGTACTGCATTGCTAATAGTTTATAGTTTGAGCTTGTAATAAAGTCATACTGGAAAtgttacataaaaaaaacaaatgttacatattttactgatttttattAACTACTGAGTAGCATGACTTACATTTTTTCAAGaggtaatatttaaaattaaacagACATTAACAAGATTAAGGTTGGTCAGCAAGAAGCCATTGACATTATGTTGACAACAGCACCACATCCCCTACAGTTGTCTCTGAGTCCTGACTGTGGTTAGAGCTGATCCCGGTGTCTGAGTCTGTGTCATTTGTATACATGTTAAATACCCTTTGAGTAAATGGAGGGACATTTTCACTGCTGTTAGGAACTTCAGATTCCTTCCCTCTGTTTTCCTTTAGCTGGCATCCATCTTTGTTGCTAACATGAAGCAAATTGAATTCCTCGGCCAGGAGCTCATATTCTTTTGCTTTCATTTGAAGCAATGAGTCACTGTATTTAATCTCTTTCTGGATGCCACTCAAGTGAGAGTGGATTTTCAAACCAGCTTTCATGCTTTTCTCCAAATCACACTTAACACTTTCTAAATTTGAGCATTCCAGTTCAGCTGCAGTTGCCCCTTCTGCATCTTCATTTATCTCAATGCAAACACTTTTCAcctctttttctatttcagtgGAGAGCTTATCAATGAGCATTCTGTAATATTTTAGTCGTTCTTCCAGTTGTATGATTCCATCGCTTTTGTTCAGGTCCTCCAGTGTCTCGCTTTCATCATACTGCAAGTCTAGTTTTTGTTCAACATCATTGAAACTGGGCATTAAATATGCATCCTGGACATAATTTtctccatcattttctatccagTCAAGGTGGAACTTAGCTTCACACTTTTCAATTTCTAGATCCAGCTCTTTCATTCTCTTGACTTGCTGATGAATAGTATGATCCTGGGAAATGATCAGATGAACTAATGTCTCCATGTTATCTCGATCTTGGGAAACCATGTCTTGCTTAATTTTAGCCAGTTTCCTGAAGGTTTTTCTGactattcttttttgtttattcggCGGTAATGTCTTCAGGTAATTTGCTGGGCTGAGTTCCCTCTGTTTTTCTGCGTTTTGCACTAATTTAGCTTCAGCTGTCCGCCACAGAGGAACTGGAAGAAAAGCATCTGCCTTAACCAAAACAAATTGCATATTGGGCTGCTCATCTCCCCAGGCTTTCCAAAGCTTCAGGATTCTAGTTAGTGGAGGAAGAACCCGTTCTGAGCCTCGCCACTTTTCTATGATACAGTAATCACTGGGCTTCCCCAGAAGAAACCGTTTCTCTCCAAACGTAGTCTTGTGTTCCTCaagcaaagcctggatgacatCAGCAGAGGTGGTATGTTTAGTTAACCCACAGACAATCTTTTCTTCTTGGCAAACCCAAACCACAATTtccttctcttctgaatccatgtCTTTAGTTGGAgatctaaaagaaaaagaaagcacatTATATTTCTGTCATCACCTTCGTAAACTCAGAATGATGGTTTAATATATACACTcctaattttactattttttgacAGATGCACTTTGAGGTTGAGACTATCAAAGAATCAGGAgttttaatgcaaaaaaaaaaaattgaagaccaTACAAAGTATCTTAATTTCATGGTAGGCTCTGGAAAAGGAAATTGTTAAAGacaattaaaattatattaacCTATATTTAAAGGTTAGCAACAATATAACTATAGTTAAAACTACTGAAGTTAAGACAATAATCAAAGAGAGATGGATGAGTAAGAGGCAATGGAATAAGACTATTTTTGCTGGAGCCTTAGGAAT
The DNA window shown above is from Elephas maximus indicus isolate mEleMax1 chromosome 4, mEleMax1 primary haplotype, whole genome shotgun sequence and carries:
- the RASSF9 gene encoding ras association domain-containing protein 9 isoform X3 translates to MAQWLSAGLLPGRSPTKDMDSEEKEIVVWVCQEEKIVCGLTKHTTSADVIQALLEEHKTTFGEKRFLLGKPSDYCIIEKWRGSERVLPPLTRILKLWKAWGDEQPNMQFVLVKADAFLPVPLWRTAEAKLVQNAEKQRELSPANYLKTLPPNKQKRIVRKTFRKLAKIKQDMVSQDRDNMETLVHLIISQDHTIHQQVKRMKELDLEIEKCEAKFHLDWIENDGENYVQDAYLMPSFNDVEQKLDLQYDESETLEDLNKSDGIIQLEERLKYYRMLIDKLSTEIEKEVKSVCIEINEDAEGATAAELECSNLESVKCDLEKSMKAGLKIHSHLSGIQKEIKYSDSLLQMKAKEYELLAEEFNLLHVSNKDGCQLKENRGKESEVPNSSENVPPFTQRVFNMYTNDTDSDTGISSNHSQDSETTVGDVVLLST
- the RASSF9 gene encoding ras association domain-containing protein 9 isoform X1 — translated: MAPFGRNLLKTRHKNRVKKELVITKSKLWSPWMAQWLSAGLLPGRSPTKDMDSEEKEIVVWVCQEEKIVCGLTKHTTSADVIQALLEEHKTTFGEKRFLLGKPSDYCIIEKWRGSERVLPPLTRILKLWKAWGDEQPNMQFVLVKADAFLPVPLWRTAEAKLVQNAEKQRELSPANYLKTLPPNKQKRIVRKTFRKLAKIKQDMVSQDRDNMETLVHLIISQDHTIHQQVKRMKELDLEIEKCEAKFHLDWIENDGENYVQDAYLMPSFNDVEQKLDLQYDESETLEDLNKSDGIIQLEERLKYYRMLIDKLSTEIEKEVKSVCIEINEDAEGATAAELECSNLESVKCDLEKSMKAGLKIHSHLSGIQKEIKYSDSLLQMKAKEYELLAEEFNLLHVSNKDGCQLKENRGKESEVPNSSENVPPFTQRVFNMYTNDTDSDTGISSNHSQDSETTVGDVVLLST
- the RASSF9 gene encoding ras association domain-containing protein 9 isoform X2, producing the protein MAPFGRNLLKTRHKNRSPTKDMDSEEKEIVVWVCQEEKIVCGLTKHTTSADVIQALLEEHKTTFGEKRFLLGKPSDYCIIEKWRGSERVLPPLTRILKLWKAWGDEQPNMQFVLVKADAFLPVPLWRTAEAKLVQNAEKQRELSPANYLKTLPPNKQKRIVRKTFRKLAKIKQDMVSQDRDNMETLVHLIISQDHTIHQQVKRMKELDLEIEKCEAKFHLDWIENDGENYVQDAYLMPSFNDVEQKLDLQYDESETLEDLNKSDGIIQLEERLKYYRMLIDKLSTEIEKEVKSVCIEINEDAEGATAAELECSNLESVKCDLEKSMKAGLKIHSHLSGIQKEIKYSDSLLQMKAKEYELLAEEFNLLHVSNKDGCQLKENRGKESEVPNSSENVPPFTQRVFNMYTNDTDSDTGISSNHSQDSETTVGDVVLLST
- the RASSF9 gene encoding ras association domain-containing protein 9 isoform X4, whose translation is MDSEEKEIVVWVCQEEKIVCGLTKHTTSADVIQALLEEHKTTFGEKRFLLGKPSDYCIIEKWRGSERVLPPLTRILKLWKAWGDEQPNMQFVLVKADAFLPVPLWRTAEAKLVQNAEKQRELSPANYLKTLPPNKQKRIVRKTFRKLAKIKQDMVSQDRDNMETLVHLIISQDHTIHQQVKRMKELDLEIEKCEAKFHLDWIENDGENYVQDAYLMPSFNDVEQKLDLQYDESETLEDLNKSDGIIQLEERLKYYRMLIDKLSTEIEKEVKSVCIEINEDAEGATAAELECSNLESVKCDLEKSMKAGLKIHSHLSGIQKEIKYSDSLLQMKAKEYELLAEEFNLLHVSNKDGCQLKENRGKESEVPNSSENVPPFTQRVFNMYTNDTDSDTGISSNHSQDSETTVGDVVLLST